In Mesorhizobium sp., one DNA window encodes the following:
- a CDS encoding PRC-barrel domain-containing protein, producing the protein MIRKLLATTAILTVVSTGAFAQTTTPATEPAPAAPAATEAAPAAPLAADVAVEQSEVTADGQLASNLIGENVYNSTADDAEKVGDVNDLVLSKDGMVEAIVIGVGGFLGIGEKDVAIDFKTIDWAERDGDRWIVIEATADQLKELPDFDRGAYAPAPAVASNEATTPPATTAPSTDMSQNNAATPPATDNTAQAPAASGTDTTAEAPADADADKTAEAPAASDAETTAQAPAASGTDTTAQAPATDTTETAAIDRSKLKEMNTAEIRSEDLVGTTVYGANDENIGEIGDVVLQGDKVDAVIIDVGGFLGMGEKEVAVGMDNLTFMADEDGDHYLYTTFTKEQLDAAPTYDESAYAEKRDEMRIMPN; encoded by the coding sequence ATGATCCGCAAGCTCTTGGCGACTACCGCCATCCTCACGGTCGTTTCGACGGGCGCATTCGCCCAGACCACTACGCCCGCCACGGAACCCGCCCCGGCCGCGCCGGCGGCGACCGAAGCCGCCCCGGCTGCGCCGCTTGCTGCGGACGTCGCCGTCGAGCAGTCCGAAGTGACGGCTGACGGCCAGCTCGCGTCCAACCTGATCGGCGAAAACGTCTACAACAGCACCGCCGATGACGCCGAGAAGGTCGGCGACGTCAACGATCTCGTGCTTTCGAAGGATGGCATGGTTGAGGCCATCGTGATCGGCGTCGGCGGCTTCCTCGGTATCGGCGAGAAGGACGTCGCGATCGACTTCAAGACCATCGACTGGGCCGAGCGCGACGGCGACCGCTGGATCGTCATCGAGGCGACGGCCGATCAGCTGAAGGAGCTGCCGGACTTCGACCGCGGTGCCTACGCGCCTGCCCCGGCAGTCGCCTCCAATGAAGCGACGACCCCGCCGGCAACGACCGCGCCGTCGACCGACATGAGCCAGAACAATGCGGCCACGCCTCCGGCGACAGATAATACTGCGCAGGCTCCGGCTGCTTCCGGCACCGACACGACCGCCGAGGCTCCGGCCGACGCCGATGCCGACAAGACGGCCGAGGCTCCGGCTGCTTCGGACGCCGAGACGACGGCCCAGGCTCCGGCCGCTTCCGGTACCGACACCACGGCCCAGGCTCCTGCCACGGACACGACTGAAACCGCCGCGATCGACCGTTCGAAGCTGAAGGAGATGAACACGGCTGAGATCCGCTCGGAGGATCTGGTCGGCACGACGGTCTACGGCGCCAATGACGAGAACATCGGCGAGATCGGCGACGTCGTCCTGCAGGGCGACAAGGTCGACGCGGTGATCATCGATGTCGGCGGCTTCCTCGGCATGGGCGAGAAGGAGGTGGCCGTGGGCATGGACAACCTGACCTTCATGGCCGACGAGGATGGCGACCACTATCTCTACACGACCTTCACGAAGGAGCAGCTCGACGCGGCGCCGACCTATGACGAGAGCGCCTATGCCGAGAAGCGCGACGAAATGCGCATCATGCCGAACTGA
- a CDS encoding response regulator — translation MTTLPLDGLSILVLEDEFLIAMEVEQACRDYGAAEVRICRTLNEIGAAGDVLDFDAAVVDLRLGEESAVDFARTLFETGRPFVFATGYSNPMEMSASFPEVPVLTKPYLGNDLVDALAAAVQRKAAVNRDKLITPPH, via the coding sequence TTGACAACCCTGCCGCTCGACGGCCTTAGCATTCTCGTCCTCGAAGACGAGTTCCTGATTGCGATGGAGGTCGAGCAGGCCTGCCGGGATTACGGCGCGGCCGAGGTACGCATCTGTCGTACCCTCAACGAGATCGGGGCCGCAGGCGACGTCCTCGATTTCGACGCGGCCGTGGTCGATCTGCGCCTTGGCGAGGAGTCGGCCGTCGACTTCGCCCGCACCCTGTTCGAAACGGGCCGGCCGTTCGTTTTTGCCACAGGATATTCCAACCCGATGGAAATGTCGGCCAGCTTCCCCGAGGTTCCCGTCCTCACCAAGCCCTATCTGGGAAACGACCTCGTGGACGCACTGGCGGCGGCGGTCCAGCGCAAGGCCGCAGTGAACCGGGACAAGCTGATCACACCGCCGCACTGA
- a CDS encoding diacylglycerol kinase family protein, translating to MHFIAVLNRAGGTLRTMDVDALAARIRQRLAEAGHTAQIRVVDGAELMDALHEAVAVPEADVILAGGGDGTISAAAGVVMATDKSLAVLPAGTMNLFARSLGMPLDLDSAIAAFATAITREVDVATANGKPFVHQYSVGLHAKLVKIRDGMSFSSRIGKIRASIGAAFATLLRPPSMRASIDIDGTEILVRASGIGVSNNLFGEGHLPYADRPDGGTLGVYVTTARRLPHLLSALLHTVIGRWERNAHVEIHTGRQVVLKFTRLHRRHRCVIDGELFPVEQETTVRIHPRSLRVLVPRASSQPPD from the coding sequence ATGCATTTCATCGCCGTATTGAACCGGGCCGGCGGAACGCTGCGTACGATGGACGTCGACGCGCTTGCGGCCCGGATCAGGCAAAGGTTGGCGGAAGCCGGACATACAGCGCAGATCCGCGTCGTGGATGGCGCCGAACTCATGGACGCGCTGCACGAGGCGGTGGCAGTCCCCGAAGCCGACGTGATCCTGGCCGGCGGCGGGGATGGGACGATCTCGGCGGCGGCGGGCGTCGTCATGGCGACGGACAAGAGCCTTGCCGTTCTCCCGGCCGGGACGATGAATCTCTTTGCCCGCAGCCTCGGCATGCCGCTCGATCTCGACTCGGCGATCGCGGCGTTCGCAACCGCCATCACCCGGGAGGTCGACGTGGCGACGGCGAACGGCAAGCCGTTCGTCCATCAATACTCAGTCGGCCTGCATGCCAAGCTGGTGAAGATTCGCGACGGGATGAGCTTCTCCTCCCGCATCGGCAAGATACGCGCTTCGATCGGCGCGGCCTTTGCGACGCTGCTGCGGCCGCCCTCCATGCGGGCCTCGATCGACATCGACGGCACGGAGATCCTCGTCCGAGCGTCCGGAATAGGCGTAAGCAACAACCTTTTCGGCGAAGGTCACCTGCCCTATGCGGACCGGCCCGACGGGGGAACGCTCGGCGTGTACGTGACGACTGCGCGCCGGCTGCCGCACCTCCTCTCCGCGCTGCTCCATACGGTCATCGGGCGCTGGGAGCGAAACGCTCATGTCGAGATACATACCGGGAGGCAGGTCGTCCTGAAGTTCACCCGCCTGCATCGGCGGCATCGTTGCGTCATCGACGGCGAACTTTTTCCAGTCGAACAAGAGACGACGGTCCGCATTCATCCCAGATCGTTGCGGGTCCTGGTGCCGCGGGCCTCTAGTCAGCCGCCCGATTGA
- a CDS encoding Crp/Fnr family transcriptional regulator: protein MTIAAPSLGKLYPCEICPLRPLNIFRDFQPEELAFISRFKTGELTVDRGTTVLVEGSHSAHLYTVLSGWGFRYKLMSDGRRQILNYVVPGDLIGLQGSLTGEMQHSVEALSPLMLCVFERDQLFALYRNHPGLAYDLTWLAAREEQMLDENLLSVGRRSALERAAYLLAFLHQRAKTVHLYANGRATIPITQQHVADTLGLSIVHTNKTLRKLINRNAIRWLDRGCEVLDEAALLGIAGWEGLGEQRRPLM, encoded by the coding sequence GTGACGATCGCAGCGCCGAGCTTGGGCAAGCTGTATCCTTGTGAGATCTGCCCGCTTCGGCCCTTGAACATCTTCCGTGATTTCCAGCCTGAGGAACTGGCTTTCATCAGCCGATTCAAGACCGGCGAACTGACGGTCGATCGCGGGACGACCGTTCTCGTGGAGGGCAGCCACAGCGCTCATCTTTATACGGTTTTGTCCGGTTGGGGCTTCCGCTACAAGTTGATGTCGGACGGCAGGCGTCAGATTCTGAACTACGTCGTGCCGGGCGATCTCATCGGCCTTCAGGGCAGCCTGACCGGCGAGATGCAGCACTCCGTCGAGGCGCTGTCGCCCCTGATGCTGTGCGTGTTCGAGCGCGATCAGCTCTTCGCGCTCTATCGCAACCATCCCGGCCTCGCCTACGATCTCACCTGGCTCGCCGCCCGGGAGGAACAGATGCTCGACGAAAACCTGCTGAGCGTCGGGCGGCGGAGTGCACTTGAGCGTGCGGCCTATCTCCTGGCGTTCCTCCACCAGCGGGCCAAGACGGTTCACCTCTATGCCAACGGCCGGGCGACAATCCCGATCACGCAACAGCATGTGGCCGACACGCTCGGCCTGTCCATCGTCCACACCAACAAGACGCTTCGCAAACTCATCAACCGCAATGCCATCCGCTGGCTCGACCGCGGCTGCGAAGTGCTGGATGAGGCGGCGCTTCTCGGCATCGCAGGCTGGGAAGGGCTCGGCGAGCAGCGCCGCCCGCTGATGTGA